AATACACCTGGAAGACCGGCTCGTCCCAATTGCTGCGCAAGCGGCAATTGCGCTGGGGCTCCAACCTGTTCCACGTGGGCATCCTGGTCATCTTCATCGGCCATGCGGGCGGGCTGCTCACCCCCATCTGGGTGTTCGATGCGCTGGGTGTGTCTCACAGCTTCAAGCAGGGGCTCGCCATCACGGCGGGCGGCATCGCCGGGGTGATGTGCTTCATCGGCATCGCGCTTCTGGCGCATCGCCGGTTGTTCGATCCGCGCATCCGGGCGAATTCCAGCTTCGGCGACACCGCCATCCTGCTCCTTTTGTGGGTACAGCTGACGCTCGGGCTCTCCACGATCTTCATCTCGCTCCAGCACATGGACGGGCACGAGATGGTGAAGTTCATGAATTGGGCGCAGGGCATCCTCACCCTCCAGCCCTCGGCCGCCGCTTACGTGGCGGACGTCAGCCTCGTATTCAAGGCGCATCTGGTGCTGGGCATGACCATCTTCCTGGTCTTCCCCTTTACCCGCCTCGTGCACGTGTGGAGCGCGCCGGTCTGGTATCTCGGCCGGACCGGCTACCAGGTGGTGCGCACCCGCCTGCCGCGCCGCGCCGAGGCGCCCATGGTCGCGCGTGCCCCGATCGCCGCGGTGCGGCCGGCGGCCCGCAGCCCGGCGGAGTGAGCGCCATGACACAGGATGTCGCCCCCGCCGCCGCCCGCGCCACGCGACCCGACGAAGTTTCGGTCAATGGCGTCATCATCTCCCGCGCCGAGATCGCGCGGGAGATCCAGAACCACCATGCCACCACGCCGGCGCAGGCCTGGCACGCCGCCGCCCGCGCTCTGGTGGTGCGCGAACTGCTGCTGGCCGAGGCCGACGGCCTCGACATCGCCGCCCTGCCCGCCGCCCACCCGGACGGGTCGCGCGAGACCGACGAGGAGTCGACCATCCGCGCCCTGCTGGAGCAGGAAGTGAAGGTGCCGACGGCGGACACCGCCACCTGCCGCCGCCATTTCGAGCGCCACCGCTCCAGCTTCCGCACCGACGACCTGTTCGAGGTGGCGCACATCCTCATTCCCGCCGCCCCGGACGATGCCGGGGGCAGGGCCGAGGCGCGCGCGACGGCGCAGGCGCTGCTCGCGCAGATCCTTTCGGGCGAAGCCGCGTTCGAGGCGATGGCTCGCGCGCATTCCGCCTGCCCCTCCCGCGAGGTGGGCGGCAGCCTCGGCCAGATCGGTCGGGGGCAGACGGTGGCCGAGTTCGAGGCGGCGCTCGCGGCGATGGCGCCCGGCATGGTGCATCCCGAGCCGGTGGAGACGCGCTACGGCTTCCACATCGTGCACCTCGCCCACCGCATCGACGGGCGCGATCTGCCGTTCGAGGCGGTCGAGCCGGTCATCGCCGGGCACCTGGAGCTGACCGCCTGGCACATCGCCGTGCGCCAGTACCTGAGCCTCCTGGTCGGGCGCGCGCAGATCCGCGGCGTGGCCATGGACGGGGCGGCCTCGCCCTTGGTGCAATAGGAGGCGCAGATGCTGCTCGG
The nucleotide sequence above comes from Xanthobacter flavus. Encoded proteins:
- the narI gene encoding respiratory nitrate reductase subunit gamma; translation: MSQAINAALFGWYPYLCLTVFLLGSLIRFDREQYTWKTGSSQLLRKRQLRWGSNLFHVGILVIFIGHAGGLLTPIWVFDALGVSHSFKQGLAITAGGIAGVMCFIGIALLAHRRLFDPRIRANSSFGDTAILLLLWVQLTLGLSTIFISLQHMDGHEMVKFMNWAQGILTLQPSAAAYVADVSLVFKAHLVLGMTIFLVFPFTRLVHVWSAPVWYLGRTGYQVVRTRLPRRAEAPMVARAPIAAVRPAARSPAE
- a CDS encoding peptidylprolyl isomerase, whose protein sequence is MTQDVAPAAARATRPDEVSVNGVIISRAEIAREIQNHHATTPAQAWHAAARALVVRELLLAEADGLDIAALPAAHPDGSRETDEESTIRALLEQEVKVPTADTATCRRHFERHRSSFRTDDLFEVAHILIPAAPDDAGGRAEARATAQALLAQILSGEAAFEAMARAHSACPSREVGGSLGQIGRGQTVAEFEAALAAMAPGMVHPEPVETRYGFHIVHLAHRIDGRDLPFEAVEPVIAGHLELTAWHIAVRQYLSLLVGRAQIRGVAMDGAASPLVQ